The Arachis duranensis cultivar V14167 chromosome 2, aradu.V14167.gnm2.J7QH, whole genome shotgun sequence genome has a window encoding:
- the LOC107475244 gene encoding uncharacterized protein LOC107475244, which produces MRNYQEDTNIVRLLKGLNDQFAVVKSQIMLMKPLPTVDATFSLLLQQERQNAYIIEGKALITMGDTRANQGFNPQINMATRGGRSLRARGGRLNGRGGRGQTYKQCVFCGKSGHTEDVCYKKHGYPPHMRSGSGSEIINMITDLNGDNISNNTQEAISKLEAQFSADQRAVLVALLERKKNQQQSHNIGSNHTISLPSNQGIAFIMSLATFSPNSWVIDSGASEHVSFSLKSFKNLYHIKPIRINLPDGTQTVTDIAGTIEFSNTFHLDYLSKKMIGVAEQRRGLYAFESLTTIASPKLHTALSSLSWPHNSNKYEAGALW; this is translated from the exons ATGAGGAATTACCAAGAAGATACCAATATAGTGAGGCTCCTCAAGGGACTAAATGATCAATTTGCCGTAGTGAAGTCCCAGATCATGTTGATGAAGCCGCTTCCAACGGTAGATGCAACCTTCTCACTTTTGTTACAGCAAGAGAGACAAAATGCATATATCATTGAAGGAAAAGCATTGATAACCATGGGTGACACTAGAGCCAATCAAGGCTTTAACCCTCAGATCAATATGGCCACTAGAGGGGGTAGGAGCCTTAGAGCCAGAGGGGGTAGATTAAATGGAAGAGGAGGCAGAGGTCAAACTTACAAACAATGTGTATTTTGTGGTAAGAGTGGACACACTGAGGATGTATGCTATAAAAAGCATGGATACCCACCTCATATGAGGAGTGGCAGTGGCAGTGAAATCATCAACATGATTACTGATTTGAATGGTGATAATATCAGTAACAACACTCAAGAAGCAATTAGCAAGTTAGAAGCTCAGTTCTCTGCAGATCAGAGAGCAGTATTAGTGGCACTTCTTGAAAGGAAGAAAAATCAACAACAGAGTCATAACATAGGTTCTAATCACACCATTTCTCTACCATCAAATCAAGGTATTGCATTCATTATGTCTTTGGCCACATTTAGTCCAAATTCCTGGGTCATAGACTCAGGAGCTAGTGaacatgtttctttttcattaaaatcattcaaaaatttGTATCACATAAAACCTATACGCATTAACTTGCCTGATGGTACTCAAACAGTTACTGACATAGCTGGAACAATAGAGTTTAGCAACACATTTCATCTA GATTATCTCTCCAAGAAGATGATTGGAGTAGCTGAACAAAGAAGAGGATTATATGCATTTGAGAGTCTGACAACTATTGCATCACCAAAACTGCATACAGCATTATCATCTCTGAGTTGGCCTCACAACTCCAATAAATATGAAGCAGGAGCCTTATGGTAG